The Prunus dulcis chromosome 3, ALMONDv2, whole genome shotgun sequence genome segment TCCTTAATATGTCTCCATAATCTCTCAGTTTCACGCCAATTGTTCACTTTACCACAAATTGATATCATTGTGTTATAGACGATGGTATCAAAACTGTCCCTCACTTCACTTTCCTCTTCCATTGCCACAAACATTTCAATGGCAGAGCTGCAGCCCTCAGCAACCGAAACTGCTTTCAGTAATAAACTATAAGTATGCCCAGTGGCTagcttctttctcttcatAAATTCAAATACTCTCAAGCCATCATCAAGTAACTCATTTCTCAAAAGGCAAGATAATAATGAATTACATGCATGTAAATTAGGAAGCAGACCTGATAGTTCCATGGAAGTAAACAGTTCCAATGCACTTCTAGTTTTGTTTGTTCTACTAAGCACCAAAATCCGCTTTGATAACGTTTCTTCATCCATCTCCTCTAAAAAGCTTACCCTATTTACATTCAATGAAGCCTTCCTTTTTAAACATGATTCGGGCTGAATGGGAACCTCAGGTTCAATATCCAAGTCCTCGTCAATTGCCAACTCTCCCCATGGAGGCAATGTCTGCTTAACAAAAGAAGCTTCATAGCCTCCTTCTCTTTGAACCACtttatcttcttcctcttcttcacaAACCAAACCAGATTGGCCACCAGCCACCATGTTTCGTAAAGTCAGAGATTTTGCCTTCTTTGTACATGCACTTGTCAAATTTATTGGCAGCATATTGGGTAACCACATAGAAACTAAACACTGACGAGAATGCCGATAGCCAATTTTATGCACAGAACTAATTGGGTTAAATGCTTTATGTTGGAAAAGAAACCCATTTGACATAATCACTATGGAAACTGAAACCCTCATCACCTCCCCCATAACTGAACCCAGAATTAAAAACTAATACAGAAATACACAAAGATACAAACTTTGGTCTTTCTTCAACCATATGAAGTGGTTTGATGAGAAAACTAACCTCAAGAGCATGACCCAGTTTGAGAATTCAGCTtgaaagatgaagatgaagctCACGCCCCCTGTTCCATCAAAACAACACCTTTCTCAAGCTCCAAGCAAGCATTTTTCatggtgaaaaaaaattctaaattgCAACAAAAATCACTGGTTGAGAAGACCAATAAAACCCATCAGCTGGAAAACTATAGCTCATAATTTGGTAAATTAtgctccttttcttcttcttcttctatacAGGAGACAGAAAAGAGAGCATATATCTCCATTTGCTGAGAGGGACCGCTTTGTTGAATCTGTTCTGCTAAATAACATCCAGATACGACAACGTTTTGTGCCAAACAAATGAACCACAGAGCGAACTCGTTTTACAAATAAGCGCCAAAATCTTAACCCGGCCCATATGCCCGGCCCATTAAATTTGGCGGTCGACGGCTCTCTAAGGCTCAACGCCTCTGCCTCTCTATCTGTAGCACAATGACGACCGCCATGGCTCCTCCACCAGACCCCGTCCCCGAAACCCTAAGCAGCGAACCGGCCGAAACATCTTCGTCTGCAATTACGATGAAGCCCCCAATGGGTCCTCCACCTgccaaaaaccctagccctcCGCCACAATCTGAAGCTCCTATCTCCGAAGACCAACCCCAATCCAATTCATCCATTAACGATTCGACAGAAGCAGCCGAGGACAATGCCAAGCAGACCTTGAAGCCCCAATCTCAAGGCTTTGCCGTTCCCTACACGATCCCTCCCTGGAGTGCAGCTCCGTGTCACCAGTTCCAACTCGAGGTCCTCAAGGACGGCGCTATCATCAACCAATTTGATATgtaagcttcttcttcttattacTTTTCCATGGAAGTTAATTTTTCACGTTATGCTATAGCGTTGTAGAAGTTTTTTCTGATTGAAAATTTCAGATATGAGAAAGGAGCTTACATGTTTGGCCGTATAGACCTCTGCGACTTTGTCCTGGAGCATCCAACCGTTTCTCGCTTCCATGCTGGTAATTAAGcaattctttttcctttacaTTTTAACTTGGTGATGTTTTCATGTATGTATGTAATTGTGTTacatttgattttattataGATTCAACAATTCTTAGGCTTAATGCATTCTAAGAGATTTTTGCGCTAAATCTATAATGGTgacttgaaaattttccaGTCCTCCAGTTCAAGAGAAGTGGGGAGGCATATCTTTATGATCTCGGCAGTACTCATGGTACTTTCATCAACAAGAATCAGGTATTTCTATGCAGCTGATTGCTTTCCTCACATTGTTTGTATGCCTTGAAGCATTGGATTGTATTGTGTTGTGTTCCATGTGCttagttttttattcttctaaTACATATTTAACATTAATTGTAATATCTGTCTTTCAACCTTGTTTTTGGCTTTGggtgttttttcttcttttggtttaAAAATGCAAACTTGCATTGACCTGGTCCATCTTCAACCTGTTTTCAAATTAGGAATTAAGTTTGTACTGTGAACAGCTGGGGTTTTTGTATACTCTCATACAAAGGCTCTTGTTGCTATAAATTGTGAGTATTTAATATTGTTCCTAACCATTTTCTCATGCCTAATAATCAGGTGAACAAAAAGGTTTACGTGGATTTATGTGTTGGTGATGTCGTCCGTTTTGGGCAGTGAGTATCTTATTATCTTGATCCCAATCCATTCACTTCCTATGTTGATCCTTATTTTCCCATGTTTTATGACTTAAGAGTTCTGAATGCTAATCTATTAGGTACTTGAGTATATTAGGTAATGAGATTTAGGCATTTGACAAAAGATAGTTACTTAGGATTATCTTAGGGAACTCATCAAGGATTAATTTATAGGTGACTGATTTTTTACAGATGACTTTAGTTTCTTACCCTTTTCTGATTTATCAGATAGTGCTCATAGCCAACTGCCAAACCCATTGATATGGACCTAGAATGTGTCATTGTggaaaatacatttttttcttctatgagACACTTCTgattattcttctttttgtttttatatagttcATCTCGTCTGTACATTTTCCAAGGACCATCTGAGTTGATGCCACCGGTAAGACTTTCTTATTTAAATCTGTATGTgttatatttcttttgttcaCCTGATTATGAAGAATTGTAAGAGGAGATTTTCTTGAGCTACAGGAGTTAAGACAATGAAAATGAACTAAGCACTCAGAATATGTTAGCGTTCAAAATAGTTGCATTTTCTTTCAGAAGAATCCTCAAGAATTTTCTCTACCTTCTTATCCACATGATGACACTACAGTTAATTTTGTAAAGAGTATGTTAATTGGGTCAAGTTAggtttttcaatttattcatgTCCAGATTTTGTTCACATCAAGCATAGTCAAATGGCTCATGCAAATAGAATTGATACCACTGCTACCAGGTGTGGCTTGGGTTGCCTAAAAAAGATAGCAGCCAAGTTAGGGTTCAAAGCAGAGCATATTCTCATGGACAGGTCATGGATTATTGTGTGGTTTTATGTTGTAGGAAAAAGACTTGAAGCTTTTAAGAGTGGCCAAAATGCGTGAAGATATCCTAGATCAGGAAGCATCACTTCAACGAGCAAGACTGGAAGCTTCTCTTGCTGATGGCATCTCATGGGGCATGGAAGAGGATGCTATTGAAGAAGCTGAGGTATGTGGGATTTAATGATCACTTCCTTTTTGAATTATGTTTTGAATAGAGATTTACCTAAACTGCATTGCATATCCTTCTATTTTCTTCAAGTATGATGTTTTCTTTATGATGAATTTAAAGAAGATATTTCTATCATATATATCGCTGATTTCTGTGGTTTTGGAATTTTAGGATGATGGTGAAGAAGTAACTTGGCAAACGTACAAAGGACAGCTAACAGAAAAACAGGACAAGACGCGTGAAAAAGTACTTAAAAGATTGGAAAAGGCAAGTGATTTTAATTCTTCTTGCTTTTTTGTTAATGAAATGCTATTTCCCCTGTATGTTAGATCATTTGGTTGCCCACTGTTTATACCCTCAAGATATTCTCCCTGCTTTTAATCATTGAAATGCTATCTTCCTGCATGTGTTAGGTCTCTCTGTTGCCAATTGTTTTTACCTTCAAGATGTATAGTTAGCATCTTATTGTTTCGAGTTGTGTATATTGCTTGGTATTGGAGAAAAGCAGTTCTTGAATTGGTATTCAGAAAAGTCACAAGCACAACCAGTGTACCTGTTATGACCATATTGCAACAGTATGTGTTGCTTGGTGTTTGAGGAGAGCAATAATTCATATACTTGCATTTTAATAATAGAAATAGTGCACCTATTAAAAATGGTTGAAAGTGGCTCTTGTAGTTCTTATTTATCGGTTTCTACCTTGTTTACCTTGTGTTTAAAGATACACTGCCTCACTTTGACAAAACTGACCCATTCTCATTGCTTTCCATTTTTTCATGAGAATACAAAGAATGAAAGATTGGGAAACCTTTAAAGGTTGAtgataaaaaatttgttaatgcAGACTTGTTCTCCCTTTATCTAGACTGTtgaaatggttaccaatcaagtTATCCTATTAGAAACTCAACAAGTATTCTTTATAAAGGTCCTAAGCTTTATGGTAAATCTTATTTTTTCTAATAtcctttttatttcatttttcttcttgtagaTTGCTCACATGAAGAAAGAGATAGATGCTATTCGTGCTAAAGACATCTCTCAAGGTGGTTTGAGTCAAGGACAACAAACTCAAATTGCTCGAAATGAACAGAGAATAGCACAGGTAAATTCTTCACAAATAGGCATATGCTGGTTCATTTCTCCTTTACACTGGTAGTTGATAAACACAAGATTTTTTGTGTCCAACACCACAGAGGAAAGAGAGGGGAACCTTCTGGTtaacattttatttgtttaaaattttaacagATTATGGAAgaacttgaaaatttggaaGAGACGCTAAATGAGAGTATACGAGAAAGTTTGGGTGCACGTGTTGGGAAGCTATCTTATGGTAAGAAGAAAGGAGCaactgatgaagaagaagaacttttgaggtattttattaataacaaATACCTATCTGGAAGTGTCGGTACTTCTACTCTTAATGGTTGTGCAATAGAAAACTCAATTACAGCTGTGCAGGATGCTCGGACCATGTGAATTTGTTTGGATGGTTTTTAGATTTGATCAGGGTATTCTTATGATAGCAATCATGAAGTAGTGATTTCATGATTAACTGTGAATTTAGATGACTATTAGGAATGTCATGCTTTATTTGTCAGTAATATAGGATTTCTGAATTTATTTGTAGTTAATGATTGTAATGATTTGTTATTTTGCAGCGATGATGATGAATTCTATGACAGAACAAAGAAGCCTTCCAGTAAAAAGGCAGGTGAAAACCCATCTGTTGAAACCTCTGATACTCTTCTTGACAAGAGAGATGCTATCATgaaagaaatggaagaaaagaaagaattgcTTTCAATTGAGACAAACAAAATGGCATCAAAAACTACAGACGAAACTGATGCTGCAGATGCACTGGATGCATACATGTCAGGGCTTTCATCTCAGCTTGGTGAGTGTTTTGTGCTACCACTTATTGTTGATAATTGGTTATAGGTGAGTGTTTTCTGCTTTCACTTATTGTTGTTGCTTTCCTTCTTGTTAGTGCTTAATAAAACTGAGGAACTCCAAAAGGAACTATCAGCTCTCCAGTCTGAATTGGACAGGATAATCTTTCTTTTGAAGATTGCTGACCCATCTGGAGAAGCTGCGAAGAAAAGGGATTCAGAAGTGCAAGAGGTGCAAGAGTCAAAACCTAACAAATCTGAAACTCCTGCTCCTGCCATAAAAAAGCAACCTCCAATGGAACCAAAGGAAAGCAGCCAACCTGGAAAACCAGCAAATGACTCTATACTGAAAGAGGGAACTACAGAGGTTAGCATTAAATCGAGCACGGAGCTGGCAGCTACCGAGATTGTAACTGATGCAACAGAAGGAAAAAACGTTGTGTATACTGTTGTAAAGCCACAGTGGCTTGGGGCTGTTGAGgacaaaaaaatggagaagggTCATCAAGAGGCAGCACCTTCAAATCAGGATGAGGCTGGTGAATTCGTTGACTACAAAGACAGGAAGAAAATTTTGGAGAATGTCAGTGATGCTAAAGTTAACATGGAATCTGGGATTGAAAATGCTGCTCCTGGTTTGATTATACGGAAGCGGAAACAAGTTCATGAGTCTAAAGGTAATGATAGTGATTCTCGTCAACAGCCGGCATCCTCCACAGGAGCTGAATTCATGGCAGAGGATGCTGTGGCACTGTTGTTAAAACATAAAAGAGGCTATTATGCACCAGATGATGAGACCCAAGATGTTAAAGAAGGGAAACAATTGCACAAGGATAAGAAGAAGCCTAAACGAGTTCTCGGTCCCGAGAAACCTTCATTTCTTGATACTAATTCCGATGAAACATGGGTGCCTCCTGAAGGTAAAGCTATTTTGCTTTCCTGTTCTATGTTATTACCTTCTTTACTCGCTTTTGCAAGGTGGGGAGGAGAAGAGTACTGATTGCTGAtttgttttgtctttttgaAAAACCTCGTTTCGTGTTGGTGCTTATCTTTATGTTTTGTGCAGGACAATCCGGTGATGGACGAACTTCCTTGAACAGTCGCTATGGCTACTAGATCCGAATGCCCTCATGGTCACCAAGAAGTGACAGTTTATTGCTTGAACCTACGTTTATGCGCCTAAAATGTCATGCATGGAGCAACAACTGGGAGACGCACTGATGGAGTTGTTTGGTAGCTCTCATATTTTGTAATCAGGTTGAAAGTTGAGGCTGGATTACGATCATGAAAAAGCAGTTTAGGGACTGATTGTACAGAGATATGGAGACACAAACAGATCTCTGAATCACTGTTGCAAACCCAAATGTAAAAGTCCGATAATGTACCTTCATacttccaagttccaaccaTTGCTTGTATCACTATCAGAtggaaaacaagaagaaagagattAAGCTTCCAAGTTCTCTAGCAAGGTTTGATAATATAATGCCAACAAGTacaatatatttatgtatatattttcatttccgGTTGTTTTTATGTACATCGTCAGATCATCATATAATATTTGATCGTACGATTGTGAATCCTAATAATCCATCTATGGTAATCGGGTGAAGAAAATTAACAATGAAAAGTCGAGCAAAATTGGCACGTGCGCCGTACTGAAAAGGACCAATGGGCAAAATATTCCTATTTATATTAGCAAATGAAGCAATCATATAaatcattttttaatatagcgatttattaaattattcatgatttctttcataaaaaattaaaataaaatttctttcataaaaaattaaaataaaatttctttcATGATTTCAAGTTTAAATTTACTCGTATAACAGGCCCTTTTATTCATAGTCAAATTGTATTTTGATTAAATGTGAACGAATTGATTCCCAATTATTTACAAATCTGTTTAACCAAATTTGTCGCTCAAATTtacaagaaaagaataaagacATCAACATAAAACTGGGCCATGTAGTTTAGACTAGATATTGCTTGAATCAGCCGCAAAGCTTTTGCATACTTCACAGGAATATACACCATGTATTCTTATAAAGCATTATAACATCTTTGTTTCTCAGCTTCCTCTACAGAAGAAGCTTGTTCCATGAACCAGCCTTGGATTAGCTTCGACTGCATATACGTGCATACGGGTATTCAGAAACTCTCAAGTTAATGGTTGGCTGTACACGGGTGGCGTATGTGCACTGACATCTGAATGAAGAACCCTTTCCAGATATATACAGCCATAATGCAGCGAGTCTCTGCCTGGGTTGTTCGAGCAGGCAGCTTCCTTCTTGGCATGCTCATAGATAGCAGCAGTGTGTGAACATCAGAGGCAGAACAGATGCAGTTTCAAATGAAAGATAACTCTCCATCTATTAGTTAAAGAAATACGGCGACTCTAAGACATCCCTTAAGTCAAAGTCACCCCGTTCAGGCAAGGGGGGGAACGTTAATGCGGGAAAGGACTGCTGAAAGCTCTCCAATAACTGGACACAAAACAGATGATGTAGATCACTAAGACAataccataaaataaaattgtttgtCAAAGAATGCAGTTGTGATGCTTCATGATGGCGTAAacatttcttttcaatttaaacTTGAAAGGAAAGGAGCATTTCAGAAGAGAAGATACTGTACATTCTCTAGTATTGGAGTCTCATACAGTTGGACAAACTTTTCACGAAGTATCTTGTTCATTTCATCCACGTCACACGCATGTGTCCAGTATGAGTCATGAACTCCTGTAATCATATGTTATTACATAGCTATTGTAAGTGTCTGCGTGTgcctgagagagagagagagagagagagagagagagagagagagagagagagagagcaactAATTACAATGGAGTGCACAAGAACAGACCTGCAAAGCTTAAGCCTGCCTTTTTACAGGCAATCGCAGTCATCATCATATGAGAACTGTCAAGAGAATGAACAAAATTTGGTGGGAAAGCCGTCCTCTGCCTCTTGACCATGACCtatcataaacaaaatttagttttaagaTTTGAGGCTTGGAAACTTAAAATATGTAAAACAATGCTCATTtggtgatttcttttttcttttagccTTTATTGCCATAACGATGTGGTTAGTTAAACTtgtcaaaaataaaacaatcaGGCATGAGGCAACCCAAAGATGgcatggttttttttgttcctttctttttctaaatacAAAAAGACTGATCCAACTTAACTACCATGATTCCAATGATGATGCGAAAACTACTAAGGGAAGGGCTTCATAATGAATCAACCATTTCACTACCATAGTTCTGTGGAAGAAGTTTTTGCACAAATATTAATCTGAAGGATTAACCAGTGAGAGGAGAGGAAAAAGTCCTCTGCTGCCACTTCCTGGGGCAGGAGGTGGAGAATTGCATAGTGCAGATGCAGAAATTTCAAATATTCCTTATCCAATTgtacaaaagaagaaaatataagtaaAAAACACATGGTCGGTGTTCCACATATGAAATGATATAAGACAATGCGTTGCTAGCAACATCCTTTCAGTCTTATAAACTAGAAAAATCTGGATATCTCAACTAATGCGATTATGAGTGACACGAGTGTGAGCTTGAAAATAACACTAAATGGCAGGACTAACAAGATAGAATTCCCAACGATGATAACTACAGTACCTTTTCTGTTTCTCGCTGTAACGTCAAAACTTGAAGGGAAGTTTTAATCtgcaacaaatttaaaaatgagtTAATGATTGATTTAAACATTTAGTAACTATGAATACAATACAAATATTGACAACCCTTGTCGACTTAGCAGAATTTGTAAACTCACAAGATGCCTTCCGAATTTACGGTAAGGTTGCACAACTGGAAGTCCAAGCGGAGTTGTCCACCGTACCGGTTGGTTTTCAGATGCAATTATCTgcaaatcaagaaaaacaaatatcaaaaaatCAGGAAAACATtggcacagagagagaaaaacaaaaaacaaaaaagaggaatCTGCTACAAACTTTTGCACATTCGCCAAGCCAGCTCATGATACCTCGTGCAGCTTCAAACATCTCTCCTAAAGCAGTTAAGGTGATCTGCCAATTATATACAGAATCTTGTCATACAAAGATAAAATCCACATGTACACATGCTCACGTGCATATGAGAAATTATTTCTAATTACATGGGGAAGAAAAAGACACCCTCACAATATGAACTTTCTATTACCTTTGCAGCATAACAAGCACAACCAAAGATCTCTGCATCATCTGAAATGGAACCACGTTCCTTCAACCTCCTCTTGATTTGATCCCGAGCACCAATGTAAGTGACACCATATACTGATGTCATCACAGTCTGCTTCACCAATTTCCTATCCACCTAAATTACGGCCAGCCATCAGGGTCAACCATCAGTTGCACGATATAAGCAGGTAGTCAAAGAAATGCCAGTTCACACAAAGCAATCGGATGAGAACCACATATTTTCTGATATATCAGTAACCAGCACATGTTTTGTTACGGAATTTGAATGATATTAAGTTATTAACTCCAATATCAGGTTATCCGCTTTGTTTTAGTAACATATGCATCAAAAGAATGAACTTAACAGTTGTAAAATCAACctgattaattaataattttgcaCGCAATGCCTCTGGAAAAACTACAGGATCCTTCTGTGCATCTCTTCTCATGATTTCCAGTACCCTGCACCGTGAATTTGATACTTAATTATCATAATATTACTTACTCATGACATGATGACAGCTTCCATGGAAATTGAGACAAATAAAACTCGTGTAAATGATGGGGTTCTATACCCATCATGTGATGGAAACCTATGCCTTTGTCATAAACCGCTTACCTAACAGCTATTCCTGAGTAAACATCTGCAGGCTTCTCTCCTGTAACCAGATTCACAGAAGCTGCTCCCAACTGAA includes the following:
- the LOC117623597 gene encoding kanadaptin, whose amino-acid sequence is MTTAMAPPPDPVPETLSSEPAETSSSAITMKPPMGPPPAKNPSPPPQSEAPISEDQPQSNSSINDSTEAAEDNAKQTLKPQSQGFAVPYTIPPWSAAPCHQFQLEVLKDGAIINQFDIYEKGAYMFGRIDLCDFVLEHPTVSRFHAVLQFKRSGEAYLYDLGSTHGTFINKNQVNKKVYVDLCVGDVVRFGHSSRLYIFQGPSELMPPEKDLKLLRVAKMREDILDQEASLQRARLEASLADGISWGMEEDAIEEAEDDGEEVTWQTYKGQLTEKQDKTREKVLKRLEKIAHMKKEIDAIRAKDISQGGLSQGQQTQIARNEQRIAQIMEELENLEETLNESIRESLGARVGKLSYGKKKGATDEEEELLSDDDEFYDRTKKPSSKKAGENPSVETSDTLLDKRDAIMKEMEEKKELLSIETNKMASKTTDETDAADALDAYMSGLSSQLVLNKTEELQKELSALQSELDRIIFLLKIADPSGEAAKKRDSEVQEVQESKPNKSETPAPAIKKQPPMEPKESSQPGKPANDSILKEGTTEVSIKSSTELAATEIVTDATEGKNVVYTVVKPQWLGAVEDKKMEKGHQEAAPSNQDEAGEFVDYKDRKKILENVSDAKVNMESGIENAAPGLIIRKRKQVHESKGNDSDSRQQPASSTGAEFMAEDAVALLLKHKRGYYAPDDETQDVKEGKQLHKDKKKPKRVLGPEKPSFLDTNSDETWVPPEGQSGDGRTSLNSRYGY